The following coding sequences lie in one Meles meles chromosome X, mMelMel3.1 paternal haplotype, whole genome shotgun sequence genomic window:
- the PRRG3 gene encoding transmembrane gamma-carboxyglutamic acid protein 3 isoform X2: protein MEEVCSYEEVKEVFEDKEKTMEFWKGYPNAVYSVRDPAQSSDAMYVVVPLLGVALLIVIALFIIWRCQLQKATRHHPSYAQNRYLASRAGHSLPRVMVYRGTVHSQGESSGHRETGSNPQVVLGPSRGGRTTVRLESTLYLPELSLSRLSSATPPPSYEEVTAPQESSSEEASVSYSDPPPKYEEIVATNPGSDK, encoded by the exons ATGGAGGAGGTCTGCAGCTACGAAGAAGTCAAGGAGGTGTTCGAGGACAAAGAGAAAACG ATGGAGTTCTGGAAGGGGTACCCGAATGCAGTCTACTCAGTCCGCGACCCTGCACAGAGTTCAGATGCCATGTACGTGGTGGTGCCCCTTCTAGGGGTGGCATTGCTGATTGTCATTGCCTTGTTCATCATCTGGAGATGCCAGCTGCAGAAAGCCACTCGTCATCACCCCTCGTATGCTCAGAACCGGTACCTAGCCAGTCGCGCCGGGCACAGCCTCCCCCGGGTCATGGTGTACCGGGGCACTGTGCATAGCCAGGGGGAGTCCTCTGGGCACCGCGAGACAGGGAGCAACCCGCAGGTGGTGCTGGGGCCCAGTCGAGGGGGCAGAACGACGGTCCGTCTTGAGAGCACCCTCTACCTCCCTGAGCTCTCTCTATCCAGGCTATCCAGTGCCACTCCTCCCCCATCCTATGAGGAGGTGACCGCACCCCAGGAGAGCAGCAGTGAGGAGGCAAGTGTCTCTTATAGTGACCCACCCCCAAAGTATGAGGAGATAGTGGCCACCAACCCTGGCTCGGACAAGTAG
- the PRRG3 gene encoding transmembrane gamma-carboxyglutamic acid protein 3 isoform X1, translated as MAVFLEAKNAHSVLKRFPRANEFLEELRQGTIERECMEEVCSYEEVKEVFEDKEKTMEFWKGYPNAVYSVRDPAQSSDAMYVVVPLLGVALLIVIALFIIWRCQLQKATRHHPSYAQNRYLASRAGHSLPRVMVYRGTVHSQGESSGHRETGSNPQVVLGPSRGGRTTVRLESTLYLPELSLSRLSSATPPPSYEEVTAPQESSSEEASVSYSDPPPKYEEIVATNPGSDK; from the exons ATGGCAG TGTTTCTGGAGGCCAAGAATGCCCATTCGGTCCTGAAACGGTTCCCTCGTGCCAACGAATTCCTGGAGGAGCTGCGCCAGGGCACCATCGAGCGCGAGTGCATGGAGGAGGTCTGCAGCTACGAAGAAGTCAAGGAGGTGTTCGAGGACAAAGAGAAAACG ATGGAGTTCTGGAAGGGGTACCCGAATGCAGTCTACTCAGTCCGCGACCCTGCACAGAGTTCAGATGCCATGTACGTGGTGGTGCCCCTTCTAGGGGTGGCATTGCTGATTGTCATTGCCTTGTTCATCATCTGGAGATGCCAGCTGCAGAAAGCCACTCGTCATCACCCCTCGTATGCTCAGAACCGGTACCTAGCCAGTCGCGCCGGGCACAGCCTCCCCCGGGTCATGGTGTACCGGGGCACTGTGCATAGCCAGGGGGAGTCCTCTGGGCACCGCGAGACAGGGAGCAACCCGCAGGTGGTGCTGGGGCCCAGTCGAGGGGGCAGAACGACGGTCCGTCTTGAGAGCACCCTCTACCTCCCTGAGCTCTCTCTATCCAGGCTATCCAGTGCCACTCCTCCCCCATCCTATGAGGAGGTGACCGCACCCCAGGAGAGCAGCAGTGAGGAGGCAAGTGTCTCTTATAGTGACCCACCCCCAAAGTATGAGGAGATAGTGGCCACCAACCCTGGCTCGGACAAGTAG